In Deinococcus puniceus, one genomic interval encodes:
- a CDS encoding YihY/virulence factor BrkB family protein — protein MKPALTLADLLTLIRESALAFGQDKAPRLAAAIAYYAIFAVAPMLFFALAVASRFLANVDVQEQLFSFLSQNIGADAVDFVRTLIPTDDSLQKSSTAATIIGFVTLFLGATGLFVQLQDALNSLWGAEPGPPVGPLAIIGSRLLSFVLVLSFGVLIIAFLVGNTYLSAVAERIGDLIGAGAFFVRVGTFLLSLLLLTPVFASVYKLLPSVKLQWKDVWVGGAVTALMFTLGQLLIGLYFGRAAPGSVFGAAGSLVILLLWIYYSSMIFFFGAEVTWVYSQKYGTRAGGAANVAKKQQLAAQGAEIDAAPSTQELESAAQKAARPPRRVFGRPLPQLPQFLSKVVRPKPATPDVLPSISAAVWNAVLALLAIPAVIVLKLIGWRGGPRQ, from the coding sequence GTGAAACCTGCTCTCACGCTGGCCGACTTGCTTACCCTGATCCGCGAATCGGCGCTGGCGTTTGGGCAAGACAAAGCGCCCCGGCTGGCGGCTGCCATCGCCTACTACGCCATTTTTGCGGTGGCCCCGATGCTGTTTTTTGCGTTGGCCGTCGCCAGCCGTTTTCTGGCAAATGTGGACGTACAGGAGCAGTTGTTCAGCTTTCTGTCTCAAAACATAGGGGCAGACGCGGTGGATTTTGTTCGCACCCTGATTCCCACCGACGATAGCCTGCAAAAGTCCAGCACCGCCGCCACCATCATCGGCTTCGTCACGCTGTTCTTGGGGGCCACCGGGCTGTTCGTGCAGCTACAAGACGCTCTGAACAGCTTGTGGGGCGCGGAGCCGGGGCCACCGGTGGGGCCGCTGGCGATCATCGGCTCACGCCTGCTGTCGTTCGTGCTGGTGCTAAGTTTCGGCGTGCTGATCATCGCTTTTCTGGTGGGCAATACCTACCTGTCGGCGGTGGCCGAGCGCATCGGTGACCTGATCGGCGCGGGGGCCTTTTTCGTGCGCGTGGGCACGTTTTTGCTGTCTCTGCTGCTGCTGACGCCTGTGTTTGCCAGCGTCTACAAGCTGCTGCCCAGCGTCAAACTCCAGTGGAAAGACGTGTGGGTGGGCGGGGCCGTGACCGCGCTGATGTTTACGCTGGGGCAACTGCTGATCGGCCTGTATTTTGGCCGTGCCGCACCCGGCAGCGTGTTCGGGGCCGCCGGATCGCTGGTCATTTTGCTGCTGTGGATCTATTACTCCAGCATGATTTTCTTTTTTGGCGCAGAAGTCACGTGGGTCTACTCCCAGAAGTATGGCACGCGGGCAGGCGGGGCCGCCAACGTGGCTAAAAAGCAGCAATTGGCTGCACAGGGCGCAGAAATTGACGCTGCCCCCAGCACGCAAGAACTGGAAAGCGCTGCACAGAAAGCCGCCCGCCCGCCCCGCCGTGTGTTTGGCCGCCCGCTGCCGCAGTTGCCCCAGTTTTTATCCAAAGTCGTCCGGCCCAAACCAGCCACACCCGACGTGTTGCCCAGCATCAGCGCCGCCGTCTGGAACGCGGTCTTGGCCCTGCTGGCAATTCCCGCCGTGATTGTTCTGAAGCTGATCGGGTGGCGGGGGGGGCCGCGTCAATAG